In the genome of Marispirochaeta sp., one region contains:
- the thpR gene encoding RNA 2',3'-cyclic phosphodiesterase translates to MMKLRLFTALLPEHRLLEDIISLQNACRRSGMQNLRYIEVENLHVTVNFLGDTDPMELPALHDILQQGVSMLKAPVFKPAGMGVFPSFRRARSLNLLLEDPEGGMDLMFRHLDGLLKGAGYPGEDRRFRPHVTFGRFRSPRGETVDADMLPSLTGDMERIFRVRELVLFRSELGPGGARYSPEGRYRFGTE, encoded by the coding sequence ATGATGAAGCTGCGGCTTTTTACCGCCCTGCTGCCGGAACACAGGCTTCTGGAGGACATTATTTCGCTCCAGAATGCCTGCCGGCGAAGCGGAATGCAGAATCTGCGGTATATAGAGGTTGAGAATCTGCACGTTACGGTAAACTTTCTGGGAGACACCGATCCCATGGAGCTGCCTGCGCTGCATGATATTCTCCAGCAGGGAGTTTCGATGCTGAAGGCACCGGTTTTCAAGCCCGCCGGCATGGGGGTCTTTCCGTCTTTCCGCCGGGCACGGAGTCTTAATCTGTTGCTGGAAGATCCGGAAGGCGGCATGGATCTCATGTTCCGGCATCTTGACGGACTGCTCAAGGGGGCCGGTTATCCGGGTGAGGATAGAAGGTTTCGTCCCCACGTAACCTTCGGCCGGTTTCGTTCCCCCAGGGGAGAGACAGTCGATGCGGATATGCTGCCCTCTTTGACCGGGGATATGGAGCGGATTTTCCGGGTCCGCGAGCTGGTCCTGTTCCGTTCGGAACTGGGGCCCGGAGGTGCACGCTATTCTCCTGAAGGGCGGTACCGCTTTGGAACCGAATAA
- a CDS encoding 1-acyl-sn-glycerol-3-phosphate acyltransferase — protein sequence MEQKDEFKDIRPYGDDEIREVLLRIARHPWIAELVRRYRLPYINKKLFPLIRPLVSWKLASIVRKIKTVDQFQREYIVKLVLDSIRRKSTDGISADGLDALSRDCPYLFISNHRDITLDPAYINYFLALHGLNITEIAFGDNLMINDLVADLIRANKSFIVHRGLPPREQLASSIQLSRYINSRIRDGQSIWIAQREGRAKDGDDRTNPAVIKMFYLAHRKTGVDYTEMVKRYHIVPVAVSYEFDPCDRMKAWEMYRKENRGSHSKGKYEDLASIYAGIQGYKGRIHYQYCEPIKGEFSSEKEVAEAIDRAIHRGYRLWPNNYIGYDLLHGGSKYVDKYSDQERATFFARFRRLPPQVRTKAFAAYAKPVENREALEAES from the coding sequence ATGGAGCAGAAAGATGAGTTTAAAGATATCAGACCTTACGGTGATGATGAAATCCGGGAGGTCCTGTTAAGGATAGCCCGGCATCCCTGGATTGCCGAACTGGTTCGACGTTACCGCCTGCCCTATATAAACAAAAAGCTTTTTCCACTTATCCGTCCGCTAGTCAGCTGGAAGTTGGCTTCAATAGTCAGGAAGATAAAAACAGTCGATCAGTTTCAGCGGGAGTACATAGTCAAGCTGGTTCTGGACAGTATCAGAAGAAAGTCAACGGACGGCATCAGTGCCGATGGACTTGATGCCCTGAGCCGGGATTGTCCCTATCTGTTTATAAGTAATCACAGAGACATTACCCTGGATCCGGCCTATATAAACTACTTTCTGGCTCTTCATGGATTGAATATTACCGAAATTGCATTTGGCGATAACCTGATGATCAACGATCTTGTCGCCGACCTGATCCGTGCTAACAAATCCTTCATTGTTCACAGGGGTTTACCGCCCCGGGAGCAGCTGGCTTCATCCATTCAGCTTTCCCGCTATATTAATTCCCGTATTCGGGATGGTCAGTCAATCTGGATAGCCCAGCGGGAGGGCAGGGCCAAGGATGGAGACGATCGCACGAACCCGGCGGTCATAAAAATGTTCTATCTTGCCCACCGCAAGACCGGTGTTGATTATACCGAAATGGTAAAGCGTTACCACATAGTGCCGGTGGCCGTTTCCTACGAGTTCGATCCCTGCGACCGTATGAAAGCCTGGGAGATGTACCGAAAAGAGAACCGGGGCAGCCACTCAAAGGGAAAATATGAGGACCTGGCCAGCATCTATGCCGGTATTCAGGGGTACAAGGGGCGAATCCACTATCAGTACTGCGAACCTATAAAGGGTGAATTTTCTTCCGAGAAGGAGGTCGCAGAAGCTATAGACCGGGCTATTCACAGGGGCTATCGTCTGTGGCCGAACAATTATATCGGTTATGACCTTCTGCATGGCGGTTCCAAATATGTGGACAAATACAGCGATCAGGAGCGTGCGACCTTTTTCGCCCGTTTTCGACGTCTTCCACCCCAGGTCAGGACCAAAGCTTTCGCCGCCTATGCCAAACCGGTGGAAAACCGGGAGGCCCTTGAAGCTGAATCATGA
- a CDS encoding dihydroorotate dehydrogenase-like protein encodes MRGLFLFLPRRSPAGDVPDPGGKKMIDLSTNYLGINLRNPIIVASSGMTSSAEKIAECEKAGAGAVVIKSLFEEQINLETAEMMKSMDYTAHTDAFDYFTGTSKHKHIDEYVELIEASKSKVSIPVIGSINCVTPGSWIEYAGRLEKAGIDALEVNVFIMPADAEQDSRSIEDRYVAILQEIKRHVSVPVTLKIGPHFSGLASVIKRFENNGANGVVLFNRFYRPDVDIENMKIIPAKVYSVPQEMSLSLQWIALLSGGLNIHFAAATGIHDGKGVIKQLLVGARATQLCSTLYRNGISHIQRILVEIEEWMNRHNYKEIDDFRGKLSRENVVKPEIYERSQYIKALVGIS; translated from the coding sequence TTGCGGGGCCTCTTTCTTTTCCTGCCAAGGCGGAGTCCCGCAGGCGATGTTCCTGATCCCGGAGGAAAAAAGATGATAGATCTGTCGACAAACTACTTGGGTATTAATCTGCGAAATCCGATCATCGTTGCAAGTTCTGGTATGACCTCCTCGGCGGAGAAGATCGCCGAATGTGAAAAGGCCGGTGCCGGCGCGGTGGTTATCAAGAGCCTTTTTGAAGAACAAATTAACCTGGAAACCGCCGAGATGATGAAAAGTATGGATTATACCGCCCATACCGATGCCTTTGACTACTTTACCGGCACCAGTAAGCATAAGCATATTGACGAATATGTGGAGCTGATTGAAGCGTCAAAGTCTAAGGTTTCTATCCCGGTTATCGGAAGCATTAACTGTGTTACTCCTGGCAGCTGGATTGAGTATGCCGGACGCCTGGAAAAGGCGGGGATTGATGCGCTGGAGGTCAATGTCTTTATCATGCCAGCTGACGCGGAGCAGGACAGTCGCAGCATAGAGGACCGTTATGTCGCCATCCTGCAGGAAATCAAACGGCATGTTTCCGTACCGGTTACACTGAAAATAGGTCCCCATTTTTCCGGTCTTGCCAGTGTTATCAAGCGCTTTGAAAACAACGGGGCAAATGGAGTGGTCCTTTTTAACCGCTTCTACCGGCCCGATGTGGACATAGAAAACATGAAGATTATTCCCGCCAAGGTTTACAGTGTTCCCCAGGAGATGTCCCTCTCACTGCAGTGGATAGCACTGCTTTCCGGCGGACTGAACATCCATTTTGCTGCTGCCACGGGAATCCATGACGGCAAGGGTGTTATAAAGCAATTGCTTGTAGGTGCCCGGGCGACCCAGCTCTGTTCCACCTTGTATCGTAACGGTATAAGCCATATTCAGCGAATCCTTGTAGAGATCGAAGAGTGGATGAACCGTCACAATTATAAGGAAATCGATGACTTTCGGGGAAAGCTCAGTCGTGAGAATGTGGTAAAACCGGAAATATATGAACGGTCTCAATATATCAAGGCACTTGTAGGTATCAGCTGA
- the recJ gene encoding single-stranded-DNA-specific exonuclease RecJ, giving the protein MVWQKYPIDSDTVRKVSEEFGIDLLLASILVRRNLHRREDIKFVLEEDLLFTHNPFLFVEMEDAIDRIHQALEEGEKILIFGDRDVDGITSTVLLTQTIRDLGGDVRWRVPMGDDPYGLHMEAVEEFAAEDGTLIITVDCGISNKQEIERALEMGIETLVVDHHNPPEELPPAVAIINPKVEECGYPFRDLAGCGVAAKLVWALLFSRSHFYNQSVCLLNVRPGNDSYFIEAVKMVNLVETDRIVETLNPGMVGLSNTRLYRFLEGEEILVYDAEPQEKMLRKIFGPDTLIALIDLKPQIEKVFPALSGRGTSLLALREKSRIGKYENFRLEEIDVLANLFRSFVHRKVPALSEEFPRCLDLVALGTLADLMPLVDENRILVRQGLKVLNSTGRKGLRELLFQKNLLGKRIGTTDIAWQLSPSINATGRLGRPDTAVNLLLSDDDKQLKELAEEVDSLNRERKKLGETVWSRIFPKTKKNLDEMSGNMVFISDSSIHRGITGIIASRLSNTMKVPAVVVAHFDGKAVGSVRCDPPFNVRTFLSNFEDLLLDYGGHDCAGGFSMLEEQFETFNHRVRTFAKGIVPVEVVEDRLSIDAELPPAYMKPELIKVQESFEPYGEANPPLIFLARGMKILQADLMGRKEVVHLKLLLEGGAHKWPAVYWNAAPRLGRDFQTGDTVDVAFRLGRNYFNNTETLQLTVLDLHRPEEVRLVEERAPE; this is encoded by the coding sequence ATGGTTTGGCAGAAATACCCAATAGATAGCGATACGGTACGGAAGGTTTCCGAGGAATTCGGGATTGATCTCCTTTTGGCATCCATCCTGGTACGCAGAAATCTTCACCGAAGGGAGGATATCAAGTTTGTCCTTGAGGAAGACCTGCTCTTTACCCATAATCCCTTTCTGTTCGTGGAAATGGAGGATGCCATCGACCGCATCCACCAGGCCCTGGAAGAGGGGGAGAAGATCCTTATTTTCGGGGACCGCGACGTGGACGGCATTACCTCGACCGTCCTGCTTACCCAGACTATCCGGGATCTTGGCGGAGATGTACGCTGGCGTGTCCCCATGGGGGATGATCCTTACGGCCTGCACATGGAGGCTGTCGAGGAGTTCGCCGCCGAAGACGGTACCCTGATCATAACTGTGGACTGCGGTATCTCCAACAAGCAGGAGATCGAGCGGGCCCTGGAGATGGGTATCGAGACTCTTGTTGTGGACCATCATAATCCGCCGGAGGAGCTGCCGCCGGCGGTGGCGATAATCAACCCCAAGGTTGAGGAGTGCGGGTATCCCTTCCGCGATCTTGCAGGATGCGGCGTAGCCGCCAAGCTTGTCTGGGCTCTCCTTTTTTCCCGTTCACATTTCTATAACCAGAGTGTCTGTCTTTTAAATGTGCGCCCCGGAAACGACAGCTACTTTATTGAAGCGGTAAAGATGGTGAACCTGGTAGAGACGGACAGGATAGTTGAGACCCTGAATCCGGGGATGGTGGGTCTCTCAAATACGCGGTTGTATCGTTTCCTCGAAGGGGAGGAGATCCTGGTGTACGACGCCGAACCCCAGGAAAAGATGCTGAGAAAGATCTTCGGGCCGGATACTCTGATAGCTCTGATCGACCTGAAACCGCAGATAGAAAAGGTCTTTCCCGCCTTGAGCGGAAGAGGAACAAGTCTTCTGGCTCTCAGGGAAAAGAGCAGGATTGGAAAATACGAGAACTTCCGGCTGGAAGAGATTGATGTGCTGGCAAACCTTTTCCGCAGTTTCGTACACCGAAAAGTCCCCGCCCTGAGCGAGGAGTTTCCCCGCTGTCTGGATCTTGTTGCCCTGGGGACCCTGGCGGATCTTATGCCCCTGGTGGACGAAAACCGCATTCTGGTGCGTCAGGGACTCAAGGTCCTGAATTCCACCGGCCGCAAGGGCTTAAGAGAGCTGCTTTTTCAGAAGAACCTGCTGGGAAAGCGTATCGGTACCACTGATATTGCCTGGCAGCTCAGCCCCTCCATTAATGCCACCGGCCGCCTTGGCCGGCCGGATACAGCGGTGAACCTGCTATTGAGCGATGACGATAAGCAGCTCAAGGAGCTGGCAGAAGAGGTTGATTCCCTGAACCGGGAACGCAAGAAACTCGGCGAGACGGTCTGGTCGAGGATCTTCCCGAAAACAAAGAAGAACCTGGACGAGATGAGCGGCAATATGGTGTTTATCTCGGATTCGTCGATACACCGGGGTATTACCGGCATTATCGCCTCCCGCTTGTCTAACACCATGAAGGTTCCCGCGGTGGTGGTGGCCCACTTCGACGGTAAGGCGGTGGGATCCGTGCGCTGCGATCCGCCCTTTAATGTCCGTACCTTTCTTTCCAACTTTGAAGATCTTTTGCTGGACTACGGCGGACACGACTGTGCCGGGGGCTTTTCCATGCTGGAGGAGCAGTTCGAGACCTTCAATCATCGGGTACGGACCTTTGCAAAGGGGATAGTACCGGTAGAGGTGGTGGAGGATCGCCTGTCCATCGATGCAGAACTGCCGCCGGCCTATATGAAACCGGAACTTATAAAGGTGCAGGAGAGCTTTGAACCCTACGGAGAAGCCAACCCTCCACTCATTTTTCTGGCCCGGGGCATGAAGATCCTTCAGGCCGACCTGATGGGACGTAAGGAGGTTGTCCACCTGAAACTGCTGCTGGAAGGCGGAGCGCATAAGTGGCCGGCGGTTTACTGGAATGCCGCCCCCCGGCTGGGCCGGGATTTCCAGACAGGGGATACCGTGGATGTGGCCTTTCGATTAGGGCGGAACTATTTTAATAACACAGAGACCCTGCAGCTGACAGTCCTGGATCTGCACCGCCCGGAGGAGGTCCGGCTTGTAGAAGAGAGGGCGCCTGAATGA
- a CDS encoding M23 family metallopeptidase, with the protein MRMPRLPLFAVLLLFPVNLLSAWDVDLSLAVPGGIVSVAAVDREEISGGVELWYQGRRVSSAEGIPAAVGYVALLPLPCDLSAGEVELRVKNALDVVSSLELTIEGRDFIYEEISLNTAMSELRQSDDPRKMEESRRMWELLGSFDPAASLTEEALVLPVGEARQSSSYGDRRLFLYRDGGESRSLHYGIDYAVPVGTPVAAAAGGKVVLAADRMLTGLSVVLEHGPGIFSIYYHLDSLLVNEGDRVENGETIGSSGMTGLATGAHLHWELRINRVPVDPLLFLHRPFVLP; encoded by the coding sequence ATGAGGATGCCCAGGCTGCCGCTCTTTGCTGTTCTGCTGCTCTTCCCTGTTAATCTGCTTAGTGCCTGGGATGTCGACCTTTCCCTGGCGGTCCCGGGAGGCATAGTAAGCGTCGCGGCCGTCGACCGGGAGGAGATCTCCGGGGGTGTCGAACTATGGTATCAGGGACGCAGAGTAAGCAGTGCCGAAGGCATTCCTGCTGCCGTGGGATATGTAGCCCTGCTTCCGCTCCCTTGCGATCTTTCTGCCGGCGAAGTCGAGCTGCGTGTAAAAAACGCGTTGGACGTGGTCTCATCCCTGGAGCTGACCATCGAGGGCAGGGATTTTATCTACGAGGAGATTTCTCTGAATACCGCCATGTCAGAGCTGCGGCAGAGCGACGATCCCCGCAAAATGGAGGAGTCACGCCGTATGTGGGAGTTGCTTGGCAGCTTTGACCCGGCGGCGTCTCTGACGGAAGAGGCCCTTGTGCTTCCGGTGGGAGAAGCCCGGCAAAGCAGCAGCTACGGCGACCGCCGGCTATTTTTATACCGTGACGGCGGCGAAAGCAGATCCCTCCATTACGGTATCGATTATGCAGTGCCGGTGGGAACTCCGGTTGCCGCGGCAGCGGGGGGAAAGGTCGTACTGGCGGCGGACAGAATGCTGACAGGTCTCTCCGTTGTGCTGGAACACGGGCCGGGGATTTTCTCCATCTATTATCACCTGGATTCACTGCTTGTTAACGAAGGAGACCGGGTTGAAAACGGGGAAACCATCGGCAGCAGCGGTATGACAGGCCTTGCAACAGGAGCCCATCTTCACTGGGAGCTGAGGATTAACAGGGTACCGGTTGACCCACTGCTTTTTCTTCACCGGCCCTTTGTGCTTCCTTAG
- the rpsU gene encoding 30S ribosomal protein S21, with protein sequence MANIRIDEGEPLEKAIKRFKRMVEKEGIIREWKKREYYEKPSTIKNRKKKAMERKQMKKLRKIQASKNY encoded by the coding sequence ATCGCTAACATTCGAATAGACGAAGGCGAACCCTTGGAGAAGGCGATCAAACGCTTCAAGCGAATGGTTGAGAAAGAGGGTATTATCCGGGAATGGAAAAAACGGGAATACTACGAAAAGCCTTCAACCATTAAAAACCGCAAAAAGAAGGCCATGGAGCGCAAGCAAATGAAGAAGCTCCGAAAAATTCAGGCCTCGAAGAATTATTAA
- a CDS encoding NUDIX domain-containing protein gives MTEEEILDLVDENDRVIGRIRRSVCHGNPIYLHRAVHLIVLNPEKEIYLQCRNPDKEVQPGKWDTSVGGHIPSGEEYVDAVFREADEELGLKDFIPCFMYRYITHNDFESEFVGSFVCVYRRELQPNPDEISEGRFWKESEIRDSLGTRIFTPNFEDEFRRFIVWRRKNPRRYRALFALDGKPCKEMYNGAER, from the coding sequence ATGACAGAGGAGGAAATCCTCGATCTCGTAGATGAGAACGACCGGGTCATTGGCAGGATCCGGCGCAGTGTCTGTCACGGGAACCCCATCTATCTTCATCGGGCGGTACATCTGATCGTACTAAATCCTGAAAAGGAAATTTATCTCCAGTGCAGGAACCCGGACAAAGAGGTTCAGCCGGGCAAATGGGATACCTCTGTTGGGGGGCATATTCCTTCCGGGGAAGAGTATGTGGATGCTGTATTCCGTGAAGCTGACGAGGAGCTGGGACTTAAGGATTTTATTCCCTGCTTTATGTACCGTTACATAACGCATAACGATTTTGAGTCGGAATTTGTTGGTTCTTTTGTGTGTGTTTATCGTCGGGAACTACAGCCAAACCCCGATGAAATCAGTGAGGGGAGGTTCTGGAAGGAGTCTGAGATCAGGGATTCCCTGGGCACAAGGATATTCACTCCGAATTTTGAGGATGAGTTCCGCCGTTTTATAGTCTGGCGTCGCAAGAATCCCCGACGTTACCGTGCGCTTTTTGCCCTTGACGGGAAGCCTTGTAAGGAGATGTATAATGGAGCAGAAAGATGA